One Streptomyces lincolnensis genomic region harbors:
- a CDS encoding transglycosylase family protein, whose translation MPVRGRHRRYQPNRINRASLTVTAGGAGMAIPFIGAGTAEAADVETWNKVAACESTNDWNINTGNGYYGGLQFTQSTWEAYGGTRYAPRADLATKDQQIAVAEKVLDGQGPNAWPVCSQRAGLTRDGKTPDIDPGGTGANGGGGGTGATPGTGVTPKKSATPDVQPQTTPQSRAGTAEMYTVVRGDSLSAIADAQRVRGGWRGLYESNRKTIGTDPDLILPGQRLKVGGQGGGSSPASTASTSTRSTTDKAPSNTQDTQNTRATEEKATKSDSMVAPVNASPGTQYRKTGSSWSKGYHTGVDFAVPTGTSVKAVGSGKVVTAGWGGSFGYQVVIRHSDGRYTQYAHLSAISVKSGQTVGGGQRIGRSGSTGNSTGPHLHFEVRTGPGFGSDVDPLAYLRAGGVRI comes from the coding sequence ATGCCCGTACGCGGCCGGCACCGCCGGTATCAGCCGAACAGGATCAACCGGGCCTCACTGACCGTCACGGCGGGCGGCGCCGGTATGGCGATCCCGTTCATCGGCGCCGGTACCGCCGAGGCCGCGGACGTGGAGACCTGGAACAAGGTCGCCGCGTGCGAGTCGACCAACGACTGGAACATCAACACCGGCAACGGCTACTACGGCGGGCTCCAGTTCACCCAGTCCACCTGGGAGGCGTACGGCGGCACGCGCTACGCGCCCCGGGCCGATCTGGCCACCAAGGACCAGCAGATCGCGGTCGCGGAGAAGGTGCTGGACGGGCAGGGCCCCAACGCCTGGCCGGTGTGCTCGCAACGCGCCGGGCTGACCCGCGACGGAAAGACCCCGGACATCGACCCCGGAGGCACCGGAGCCAACGGTGGTGGCGGTGGTACCGGCGCGACGCCCGGCACCGGCGTCACCCCCAAGAAGTCCGCCACCCCGGACGTGCAGCCGCAGACCACGCCCCAGTCCCGGGCCGGGACCGCCGAGATGTACACGGTGGTCCGCGGCGACTCGCTTTCCGCCATCGCCGACGCCCAGCGGGTCCGGGGCGGCTGGCGCGGGCTCTACGAGAGCAACCGGAAGACCATCGGCACGGACCCCGACCTGATCCTGCCCGGACAGCGGCTGAAGGTCGGCGGTCAGGGCGGCGGCTCCTCACCGGCCTCCACGGCCTCCACCAGCACCCGGTCCACGACGGACAAGGCACCCTCGAACACCCAGGACACCCAGAACACCCGGGCCACCGAGGAGAAGGCGACGAAGAGCGACTCCATGGTCGCTCCGGTGAACGCCTCCCCGGGGACGCAGTACCGCAAGACCGGCTCCTCCTGGTCGAAGGGCTACCACACCGGTGTCGACTTCGCGGTGCCCACCGGGACGTCCGTGAAGGCCGTCGGGTCGGGCAAGGTCGTCACCGCCGGATGGGGCGGCTCCTTCGGCTACCAGGTGGTGATCCGGCACAGCGACGGCCGCTACACCCAGTACGCCCATCTGTCGGCGATCTCCGTGAAGAGCGGGCAGACCGTGGGCGGCGGCCAGCGCATAGGCCGCTCGGGGTCCACGGGCAACAGCACGGGCCCGCATCTGCACTTCGAGGTGCGGACGGGGCCCGGCTTCGGTTCGGATGTCGACCCGCTGGCCTATCTGCGGGCCGGCGGGGTCAGGATTTGA
- a CDS encoding glycoside hydrolase family 2, protein MRTRRLRGRLALLFAALVGLTGLTAAPAPALADDPVEARGLKGEYYTQSAPGAFDFHELKATTFDPTLDFDTLEPRLAAATGRADDVSVRWTGRIVPERTGPHTFSVIGDNGFRLWIGGQLLIDHWVDDWDREQTAAPVELTAGTAYDIKVEYFEHYGGSNLHLRWTPPGGAKEAVPQSAFRLPDGYAYDGPIATTVLGTGRTVRLDFAQPLAAPPAGLTGHLEAVIGGAKWPLTGVGQDPADPRSLLVTLGEPVVGNKTGTARGAADLRYDGAGGLTGVDGDAVGAFWSSGPNRSTYQLRTPWADEVGPDNAHPEYPRPQLTRTDWRSLNGRWQFAAAEAGERPPVGRTLPERILVPYPVESQLSGVERHEGRMWYRRTFTVPADWRIGSGQRLRLNFGAVDWRTEVYVNGTKVTEHQGGYDKFSADITDALKPGRTQELIVGVYDPTDAANGENPPLGKQRLDPSGIWYTPSSGIWQTVWMEPVARDHIDSLKLVPDLTRDRLTVEAGGVRDGVPITATAYDGKRPVATARGRTGEPLTLTIDDPHLWSPDDPFLYGLKVSVGADRVGSYFGMRSIAVEQVNGVPRTVLNGEPVFMMATLDQGFWPDGLHTAPTDEALAYDLKVHKRLGFNSVRKHIKVEPDRWFYWADRLGLLVWQDMPSMTAGVNPNAGARAEYEREMKEMIDEHISSPSVVMWVTFNEGWGQYDVGRVAEQAKAWDPTRLVNNQSGLNLGADGGTGDLMDEHGYPSPALPPRPDGRRALVSGEYGGLGLAVPGHAWSVQQSYVDVDPATYTDDYLAKLDEVRTLVCRGSNGAVYTQIADVEGELNGLLTYDRKILKPDVGRVRAAHEALIRDASRAAPSGCPADLR, encoded by the coding sequence GTGCGCACCAGACGTCTCAGAGGCCGACTGGCCTTACTGTTCGCCGCGCTGGTGGGTCTCACCGGCCTCACCGCGGCACCCGCACCCGCCCTGGCCGACGACCCCGTCGAGGCCCGCGGCCTCAAGGGCGAGTACTACACCCAGTCCGCACCCGGCGCCTTCGACTTCCATGAGCTGAAGGCCACCACCTTCGACCCGACCCTCGACTTCGACACCCTGGAGCCCCGGCTCGCCGCCGCGACCGGACGCGCGGACGACGTCAGCGTCCGCTGGACCGGCCGGATCGTGCCGGAGCGGACCGGCCCCCACACCTTCTCGGTCATCGGTGACAACGGCTTCCGCCTGTGGATCGGCGGACAGCTCCTCATCGACCACTGGGTGGACGACTGGGACCGCGAACAGACGGCGGCACCGGTCGAGCTGACCGCGGGCACCGCCTACGACATCAAGGTCGAGTACTTCGAGCACTACGGCGGCTCCAACCTCCACCTGCGCTGGACCCCGCCGGGCGGCGCCAAGGAAGCCGTCCCGCAGTCGGCGTTCCGGCTTCCCGACGGCTACGCCTACGACGGACCGATCGCCACCACCGTCCTCGGCACCGGCCGTACGGTCAGGCTCGACTTCGCCCAGCCCCTCGCGGCACCCCCGGCCGGCCTGACCGGCCACCTCGAAGCGGTGATCGGCGGCGCCAAGTGGCCCCTGACCGGCGTCGGGCAGGACCCCGCCGACCCCCGGTCCCTCCTCGTCACCCTGGGCGAACCCGTCGTGGGCAACAAGACCGGCACCGCTCGGGGCGCGGCCGATCTCCGCTACGACGGCGCCGGCGGGCTGACGGGCGTAGACGGTGACGCCGTCGGGGCGTTCTGGAGCAGCGGCCCCAACCGCTCGACGTACCAGCTGCGCACACCGTGGGCCGACGAGGTGGGCCCGGACAACGCCCATCCGGAGTATCCGCGCCCGCAGTTGACCCGCACCGACTGGCGCAGCCTCAACGGCCGCTGGCAGTTCGCCGCGGCCGAGGCGGGCGAGCGGCCGCCCGTCGGCCGGACCCTGCCCGAGCGCATCCTCGTCCCGTACCCCGTGGAGTCCCAGCTCTCGGGTGTCGAACGGCACGAGGGCCGGATGTGGTACCGGCGCACCTTCACGGTCCCGGCCGACTGGCGCATCGGCTCCGGACAGCGACTGCGGCTGAACTTCGGCGCGGTCGACTGGCGGACCGAGGTCTACGTCAACGGCACCAAGGTCACCGAACACCAGGGCGGCTACGACAAGTTCAGTGCCGACATCACGGACGCCCTCAAGCCCGGCCGCACCCAGGAACTGATCGTCGGCGTCTACGACCCGACCGACGCGGCGAACGGCGAGAACCCGCCCCTCGGCAAGCAGCGCCTGGACCCGAGCGGCATCTGGTACACGCCCTCCTCCGGCATCTGGCAGACGGTGTGGATGGAACCGGTGGCCCGCGACCACATCGACTCGCTGAAACTCGTCCCGGACCTCACCCGCGATCGGCTGACCGTGGAGGCCGGGGGAGTCCGTGACGGCGTACCGATCACGGCGACGGCGTACGACGGGAAGCGCCCGGTGGCCACGGCGCGCGGCCGCACCGGAGAGCCGCTCACCCTGACCATCGACGACCCGCACCTGTGGTCGCCCGACGACCCCTTCCTCTACGGCCTGAAGGTGAGCGTCGGCGCCGACCGCGTCGGCAGCTACTTCGGCATGCGGTCCATCGCGGTCGAGCAGGTGAACGGCGTTCCGCGCACGGTCCTCAACGGCGAGCCGGTCTTCATGATGGCCACGCTCGACCAGGGCTTCTGGCCCGACGGCCTGCACACCGCGCCGACCGACGAGGCCCTCGCCTACGACCTGAAGGTGCACAAGCGGCTGGGCTTCAACTCGGTGCGCAAGCACATCAAGGTCGAACCCGACCGCTGGTTCTACTGGGCCGACCGGCTGGGCCTGCTGGTGTGGCAGGACATGCCCTCGATGACCGCGGGGGTGAACCCGAACGCCGGGGCGCGCGCCGAGTACGAGCGCGAGATGAAGGAGATGATCGACGAGCACATCAGCAGCCCGTCCGTCGTCATGTGGGTGACCTTCAACGAGGGCTGGGGCCAGTACGACGTGGGACGGGTCGCCGAGCAGGCCAAGGCCTGGGACCCCACCCGCCTGGTCAACAACCAGTCGGGCCTCAACCTGGGCGCCGACGGAGGTACCGGCGACCTCATGGACGAGCACGGCTACCCCAGCCCCGCCCTGCCGCCCCGCCCGGACGGCAGACGCGCCCTGGTCAGCGGCGAGTACGGCGGCCTGGGCCTCGCCGTGCCCGGCCACGCCTGGTCGGTGCAGCAGTCCTACGTCGACGTCGACCCGGCGACCTACACCGACGACTACCTGGCCAAGCTCGACGAGGTGCGCACCCTGGTCTGCCGGGGCAGCAACGGTGCCGTCTACACACAGATCGCGGACGTGGAGGGCGAGCTCAACGGACTGCTCACCTACGACCGGAAGATCCTCAAGCCGGACGTGGGCCGGGTGAGGGCCGCGCACGAGGCGCTGATCCGGGACGCGTCGCGCGCCGCACCGTCGGGATGCCCGGCGGACCTGCGCTGA
- the glgA gene encoding glycogen synthase, whose translation MRVGLLTREYPPDVYGGAGVHVEFLARELRSLVDLDVHCWGEVSLAEKAAGVIRHRPWSALDTANDALRTFSVDLAMAAGLEGRELVHSHTWYANLAGHLGKLLYGIPHVMTAHSLEPLRPWKAEQLGGGYALSSWAERTAIESADAVIAVSGAMREDILGCYPALDPAKVHIVHNGIDTALYRPDHGTDVLDRIGLDRDRPIVLFVGRITRQKGVPHLLRAVRDIDPAAQVVLCAGAPDTPEIDQEFRELFQELSRVREDVHWIPQMLPRPEVIQLLTHATVFVCPSVYEPLGIVNLEAMACGTPVVASRVGGIPEVVDDGRTGVLVPVDDDFETGLARALDSVIGDPGTARRMGEAGRERAVGEFGWDAVARRTVRLYEEIVKQA comes from the coding sequence GTGCGAGTGGGCCTGTTGACCCGGGAGTACCCGCCGGACGTGTACGGCGGCGCGGGTGTCCATGTCGAGTTCCTCGCCCGGGAGTTGAGGTCCCTCGTCGATCTCGACGTGCACTGCTGGGGGGAGGTCTCCCTGGCGGAGAAGGCGGCCGGCGTGATCCGCCACCGGCCCTGGTCCGCGCTGGACACCGCCAACGACGCGCTGCGCACCTTCTCCGTGGACCTCGCCATGGCCGCCGGCCTCGAAGGCCGCGAACTGGTGCACTCCCACACCTGGTACGCCAACCTCGCCGGCCACCTGGGCAAGCTCCTGTACGGCATTCCGCATGTGATGACCGCGCACTCGCTGGAGCCCCTGCGCCCCTGGAAGGCCGAGCAACTCGGCGGCGGCTACGCCCTGTCGAGCTGGGCCGAGCGCACCGCGATCGAGAGCGCCGACGCCGTGATCGCCGTCTCCGGGGCCATGCGCGAGGACATCCTCGGCTGCTACCCGGCGCTGGATCCGGCCAAGGTCCACATCGTGCACAACGGCATCGACACCGCCCTGTACCGGCCCGACCACGGCACCGACGTGCTGGACCGGATCGGTCTCGACCGCGACCGGCCGATCGTGCTGTTCGTCGGCCGTATCACCCGCCAGAAGGGCGTGCCCCATCTGCTGCGCGCGGTGCGGGACATCGACCCGGCGGCACAGGTCGTGCTGTGCGCGGGCGCCCCCGACACCCCCGAGATCGACCAGGAGTTCCGCGAGCTCTTCCAGGAGCTCAGCCGGGTCCGCGAGGACGTGCACTGGATCCCGCAGATGCTGCCGCGCCCCGAGGTGATCCAACTCCTCACCCATGCCACGGTCTTCGTCTGTCCCTCGGTGTACGAGCCGCTCGGCATCGTCAACCTGGAGGCGATGGCCTGCGGAACCCCCGTCGTGGCCTCCCGGGTCGGCGGTATCCCCGAGGTCGTGGACGACGGCAGGACCGGGGTACTCGTCCCGGTGGACGACGACTTCGAGACGGGCCTCGCGCGGGCCCTGGATTCGGTGATCGGCGATCCGGGTACGGCACGGCGGATGGGCGAGGCGGGAAGGGAACGAGCGGTGGGCGAGTTCGGCTGGGACGCCGTCGCCCGGCGCACGGTGCGGCTCTACGAGGAGATCGTCAAACAGGCGTAG
- the gndA gene encoding NADP-dependent phosphogluconate dehydrogenase, with translation MSTSAQIGVTGLAVMGRNLARNFARNGYTVALHNRTASRTHSLVEEFGSEGTFIAAETAKDFVAALERPRRLVVMVKAGEPTDAVIEEFAPLLEPGDMIIDGGNAHFADTRRRERELREKGIHFVGMGVSGGEEGALNGPSIMPGGPKESYDSLGPMLEKISAKAADGAPCVTHVGPDGAGHFVKMVHNGIEYADMQLIGEAYQLLRDVAGYEPAQIAEIFRTWNTGRLDSYLIEITADVLSHVDAATGKPFVDVVVDQAEQKGTGRWTVQIALDLGVPVSGIAEAVFARSLSGHAELREASRELAGPKATALSEAEAGAFADRVEQALYASKIVSYTQGFHEIAAAREEYDWDIDLGAVSSIWRGGCIIRAAFLDRIRAAYDTRADLPSLLSDNTFAQEIADAQDDWREVIIAATRQGVPVPGFSAALAYYDALRAERLPAALTQGQRDFFGAHTYRRTDREGSFHTLWGGDRSEVSG, from the coding sequence ATGAGCACTTCAGCCCAGATCGGCGTCACGGGACTCGCGGTCATGGGCCGCAATCTCGCCCGCAACTTCGCCCGCAACGGCTATACGGTCGCGTTGCACAACCGGACGGCGTCACGGACGCACTCCCTGGTGGAGGAGTTCGGGAGCGAGGGGACCTTCATCGCGGCCGAGACCGCCAAGGACTTCGTCGCGGCGCTGGAGCGGCCCCGCCGGCTGGTCGTCATGGTGAAGGCCGGTGAGCCGACCGACGCGGTGATCGAGGAGTTCGCCCCACTCCTGGAGCCCGGCGACATGATCATCGACGGCGGCAACGCCCACTTCGCGGACACCCGTCGCCGTGAGCGCGAACTGCGCGAAAAGGGCATCCACTTCGTCGGTATGGGCGTCTCCGGCGGCGAGGAGGGCGCGCTGAACGGGCCGAGCATCATGCCCGGTGGCCCCAAGGAGTCCTACGACTCGCTCGGCCCGATGCTGGAGAAGATCTCCGCGAAGGCGGCGGACGGGGCGCCCTGTGTGACCCACGTCGGTCCTGACGGTGCCGGGCATTTCGTGAAGATGGTGCACAACGGCATCGAGTACGCCGACATGCAGTTGATCGGCGAGGCGTACCAACTGCTGCGTGATGTCGCCGGGTACGAGCCCGCGCAGATCGCGGAGATCTTCCGCACCTGGAACACCGGCCGGCTGGACTCGTACCTGATCGAGATCACGGCAGACGTGCTGTCGCACGTGGACGCGGCGACCGGGAAGCCCTTCGTGGACGTGGTCGTGGACCAGGCGGAGCAGAAGGGCACGGGGCGGTGGACCGTGCAGATCGCCCTGGACCTCGGGGTCCCGGTGTCCGGCATCGCCGAGGCCGTCTTCGCCCGCTCGCTCTCCGGGCACGCGGAGCTGCGCGAGGCCTCCCGCGAGCTCGCCGGGCCCAAGGCGACCGCGCTGAGCGAGGCCGAGGCGGGTGCCTTCGCCGACCGGGTGGAGCAGGCGCTGTACGCCTCGAAGATCGTGTCGTACACCCAGGGCTTCCACGAGATCGCGGCGGCGCGCGAGGAGTACGACTGGGACATCGACCTCGGTGCCGTCTCCTCGATCTGGCGGGGCGGCTGCATCATCCGCGCGGCCTTCCTCGACCGCATCCGCGCCGCGTACGACACCCGCGCGGACCTGCCGAGCCTGCTCTCCGACAACACCTTCGCCCAGGAGATCGCCGACGCCCAGGACGACTGGCGCGAGGTGATCATCGCGGCGACCCGACAGGGCGTGCCGGTGCCCGGCTTCTCCGCGGCGCTCGCCTACTACGACGCGTTGCGCGCGGAGCGGTTGCCCGCGGCGCTGACGCAGGGACAGCGGGACTTCTTCGGGGCGCACACGTATCGGCGGACCGACCGCGAGGGCTCGTTCCACACGCTGTGGGGCGGGGACCGGTCCGAGGTTTCCGGCTGA
- a CDS encoding DMT family transporter encodes MSALALSVLLSLVSAVAYAAGAIVQEQVAVSDPDEQYAPLRRPAWWAAVALNGLGGLLHVVALAYGPLSLVQPLGALTIVFALPMAAVFVGRRAGATAWRGAIMATVGLAGLLSLVGASDAQSLDTAQRILVAVVTAGAVITLMIAGRAAHRHPAVRSILLATASGIAFGMSSVFTKTVAVDWTGGVTAGDIPSLAVIGVLATAGMLLSQAAYRGAGLAAPLATLTVVNPVVAAAVGITMFGETFRYGTTGTALALACGVVAAGGLILLTTERISRTHAEAETVPAQAEPVSAEHLAEELLARLPEQQTAALRASVIIPSPAPDPVLVLSSGPDSVLVPSPAPDTALVPVPASAPEGVVIPAPAADNAPEDREPSTPDDSLHLYGPFYGGPYIPAPVIDRHRTRVKS; translated from the coding sequence ATGAGTGCCCTCGCGTTGTCCGTGCTGCTGTCGCTGGTCTCCGCGGTCGCCTACGCGGCCGGGGCCATCGTGCAGGAGCAGGTCGCGGTGTCCGACCCCGACGAACAGTACGCGCCGCTGCGCCGGCCGGCCTGGTGGGCCGCCGTCGCGCTGAACGGCCTGGGCGGACTGCTGCACGTGGTGGCACTCGCCTACGGCCCGCTGAGCCTGGTGCAGCCGCTGGGCGCCCTGACGATCGTGTTCGCGCTGCCGATGGCGGCCGTGTTCGTGGGCCGCAGGGCCGGAGCGACCGCCTGGCGGGGCGCGATCATGGCGACGGTGGGTCTGGCCGGTCTGCTCTCCCTGGTCGGTGCCTCCGACGCGCAGTCGCTGGACACCGCCCAGCGGATCCTGGTGGCCGTGGTCACCGCGGGCGCCGTGATCACGCTGATGATCGCGGGCCGGGCCGCGCACCGGCACCCGGCGGTGCGCAGCATCCTGCTCGCGACGGCCTCCGGCATAGCGTTCGGCATGTCCTCGGTGTTCACGAAGACGGTCGCCGTCGACTGGACGGGCGGGGTCACCGCGGGCGACATCCCGTCCCTGGCGGTGATCGGCGTCCTGGCCACGGCGGGCATGCTGCTGTCCCAGGCCGCCTACCGCGGCGCGGGCCTGGCGGCCCCGCTGGCGACCCTCACGGTCGTGAACCCGGTGGTCGCGGCCGCGGTCGGCATCACGATGTTCGGCGAAACCTTCCGCTACGGCACCACGGGCACCGCGCTGGCGCTCGCCTGTGGCGTGGTCGCTGCGGGTGGCCTGATCCTTCTGACGACTGAGCGGATCTCGCGCACCCACGCCGAGGCCGAGACGGTCCCGGCGCAGGCCGAGCCGGTCTCCGCCGAGCACCTGGCCGAGGAGCTCCTCGCGCGGCTGCCCGAGCAGCAGACGGCGGCGCTGCGGGCGAGCGTGATCATCCCCTCGCCGGCTCCCGACCCGGTGCTGGTGCTCTCGTCGGGACCCGACTCCGTCCTCGTGCCCTCGCCGGCACCCGACACGGCGCTCGTGCCCGTACCGGCGAGCGCCCCGGAGGGGGTGGTCATCCCGGCTCCGGCCGCGGACAACGCCCCCGAGGACCGGGAGCCGTCGACGCCCGACGACTCCCTGCACCTCTACGGCCCGTTCTACGGCGGCCCGTACATCCCTGCGCCGGTCATCGACCGGCACCGGACCCGCGTCAAATCCTGA
- the glgC gene encoding glucose-1-phosphate adenylyltransferase: MRRGGPSVLGIVLAGGEGKRLMPLTTDRAKPAVTFGGTYRLVDFVLSNLVNGDILRICVLTQYKSHSLDRHITTTWRMSSLLGNYVTPVPAQQRLGPRWYLGSADAILQSLNLIYDERPEYVAVFGADHVYRMDPRQMLAQHIESGAGVTVAGIRVPRAESPSFGVITPGSDGLTVEGFLEKPADPPGLADDPECVFASMGNYIFTTKALIEALQRDSEDQNSVHDMGGSILPQLTDRGEAQLYDFSANHVPGETSRDRGYWRDVGTMDAYYDAHMDLIAERPAFNLYNRQWPVYTHSGQLSPARFNAGGIASESIISAGCLIRGQVTRSVLSPGVVVDPGAVVQGSVLHDNVKIGRGAVVRGAVLDKNVEVPPGATIGVNPERDAELYTVSKGGVIALGKGQLVT, translated from the coding sequence ATGCGTCGTGGTGGTCCTTCGGTGCTCGGAATCGTACTCGCGGGCGGAGAAGGCAAACGCCTGATGCCCTTGACCACCGACCGCGCCAAACCGGCGGTCACCTTCGGAGGAACGTATCGCCTGGTCGACTTCGTCCTCTCCAATCTCGTCAACGGCGACATCCTGCGCATCTGCGTGCTCACGCAGTACAAGTCGCACTCGCTGGACCGGCACATCACCACCACCTGGCGCATGTCGAGCCTGCTCGGCAACTACGTCACGCCGGTCCCGGCCCAGCAGCGCCTCGGCCCGCGCTGGTACCTGGGCAGCGCGGACGCGATCCTCCAGTCCCTGAACCTGATCTACGACGAACGCCCCGAGTACGTCGCGGTGTTCGGAGCGGACCACGTGTACCGCATGGACCCGCGGCAGATGCTCGCCCAGCACATCGAGTCCGGCGCGGGTGTCACGGTGGCCGGCATCCGCGTGCCGCGCGCCGAGTCCCCGTCCTTCGGCGTGATCACCCCGGGCTCGGACGGCCTGACGGTGGAGGGCTTTCTGGAGAAGCCGGCCGATCCGCCGGGCCTGGCGGACGACCCGGAGTGCGTGTTCGCGTCGATGGGCAACTACATCTTCACCACCAAGGCCCTGATCGAGGCGCTCCAGCGGGACTCCGAGGACCAGAACTCCGTGCACGACATGGGCGGTTCGATCCTCCCGCAGCTCACCGACCGGGGCGAGGCCCAGCTGTACGACTTCAGCGCCAACCACGTCCCCGGTGAGACCAGCCGCGACCGCGGCTACTGGCGGGACGTGGGAACGATGGACGCCTACTACGACGCCCACATGGACCTGATCGCCGAGAGGCCCGCCTTCAACCTCTACAACCGGCAGTGGCCCGTCTACACCCACTCCGGCCAGCTCTCCCCGGCCCGCTTCAACGCCGGCGGCATCGCCAGCGAGTCCATCATCAGCGCGGGCTGCCTCATCCGGGGCCAGGTCACCCGGTCCGTGCTGTCGCCCGGCGTCGTGGTCGACCCGGGAGCCGTGGTCCAGGGCTCGGTCCTGCACGACAACGTCAAGATAGGCCGCGGCGCGGTGGTGCGCGGCGCCGTCCTGGACAAGAACGTCGAGGTGCCCCCGGGCGCAACGATCGGCGTCAACCCGGAACGGGACGCCGAGCTGTACACGGTCTCCAAGGGCGGGGTGATCGCGCTGGGGAAGGGGCAGTTGGTGACGTAA
- a CDS encoding (2Fe-2S)-binding protein, with product MGDTPWGRTSFSLVLLLFVDLDPQLAALWPLGGFFVLRTTGTPRPPLTTLARAYEDGVSGEGGNALTFRVRKVAAALRAPEERIAASIAQQGLAARLWSVTLGCAALYGRVPDLDPGLLHWDPDGSAPDDLWLPAVRPLPADSATLADLVLHAHLEPLARALHTRHRVAPGLLWGNAASALAGAARQLAGWAHGHGREEVAARALALTADLLAHPLLAGTGTLTGTAFRRRSCCLYYRLPGGGVCGDCCFTRPPRSSPRAASG from the coding sequence ATGGGTGACACCCCTTGGGGGCGCACCTCCTTTTCCTTGGTACTACTGCTCTTCGTGGACCTCGACCCCCAGCTCGCAGCCCTGTGGCCCCTCGGTGGCTTCTTCGTCCTACGTACGACCGGAACCCCGAGACCGCCCCTGACGACCCTCGCGCGGGCGTACGAGGACGGGGTATCGGGTGAAGGCGGAAATGCCCTGACTTTTCGCGTCCGCAAGGTCGCGGCCGCCCTGCGCGCCCCCGAGGAGCGCATCGCGGCCTCGATCGCCCAGCAGGGCCTGGCGGCCCGGCTGTGGTCGGTGACGCTCGGCTGCGCCGCCCTGTACGGCCGGGTGCCCGACCTGGATCCCGGGCTGCTGCACTGGGACCCGGACGGCAGCGCGCCCGACGATCTGTGGCTGCCCGCCGTACGACCGCTGCCCGCGGACTCCGCGACCCTCGCGGACCTCGTCCTGCACGCCCACCTCGAACCCCTCGCGCGAGCCCTGCACACCCGCCACCGCGTCGCCCCGGGGCTGCTGTGGGGAAACGCGGCCTCCGCGCTCGCCGGCGCCGCCCGTCAGCTGGCCGGATGGGCGCACGGACACGGCCGGGAGGAGGTCGCCGCCCGCGCCCTCGCCCTCACCGCGGACCTCCTGGCCCACCCCCTCCTGGCCGGCACCGGCACCCTCACCGGAACCGCCTTCCGGCGTCGCAGCTGCTGCCTCTACTACCGCCTGCCCGGCGGGGGCGTCTGTGGCGACTGTTGCTTCACACGACCCCCGCGGTCTTCCCCGCGCGCCGCATCTGGGTGA